Proteins found in one Thunnus maccoyii chromosome 5, fThuMac1.1, whole genome shotgun sequence genomic segment:
- the si:dkeyp-73b11.8 gene encoding BPTI/Kunitz domain-containing protein — MKHLLIFGIAFAAFHICKSEKPECTLPKDEGHGTSFDFCVYYDATTDKCNPFLYRGQGGNANRFKNERECIRNCSANAEAIYPMDATAACRFKKEVGECNANLLRYYYDSARDKCKKFIWTGCMGNGNRFTDQDVCNKTCTGIHVDGEDPEEDEPDTPIAIICGVLLAVIVVSIFVTVIVLTVKSKNKETKKSTGKSRDAQTDAPLRDTIEMA; from the exons ATGAAGCACCTGCTAATTTTTGGGATTGCTTTTGCTGCATTCCACATCTGCAAATCCGAGAAACCAg AATGTACGTTGCCTAAGGATGAAGGTCATGGCACAAGCTTTGACTTTTGTGTGTATTATGATGCCACCACCGATAAGTGCAACCCTTTCCTATACAGAGGCCAAGGAGGAAATGCCAATCGtttcaaaaatgaaagagagTGCATTAGAAACTGTTCCGCCAATGCAGAAGCTATCTACCCCATGGATG CAACCGCGGCTTGCAGATTTAAAAAGGAAGTCGGTGAATGTAATGCTAATCTTTTGAGATACTACTATGATTCTGCTCGTGACAAATGCAAAAAATTCATTTGGACTGGATGCATGGGGAACGGAAACAGATTTACTGACCAAGACGTCTGCAACAAAACCTGTACTGGCATCCACG TTGATGGGGAGGACCCGGAGGAAGACGAGCCAGACACTCCTATTG CAATCATCTGTGGAGTTTTGCTTGCTGTGATCGTTGTTTCTATCTTCGTAACGGTGATCGTCTTGACCGTTAAGTCAAA GAACAAAGAAACCAAGAAGTCAACAGGGAAAAGTAGAGATGCCCAGACTGACGCACCTCTTCGGGACACCATTGAAATGGCATAG